The Apus apus isolate bApuApu2 chromosome 4, bApuApu2.pri.cur, whole genome shotgun sequence genome contains the following window.
ttatatttaaatatatatacatacaggTATCTATTTTTAACTTCACTTACACGGCAGGTGACCTCCACCTACAAGAGAGCCCAGGCTGTCAAATCATCCCTCTTGTGCAAAAATTTACAGCCTTGGTGCTCAGTACAGATTTTCGCTGTAATATTAgctttgtttaattttactTCATAGTCTTTCACTTTTCTTGCTCAAAAGAGCTGCTGAAAACATCAGTTTATCTGTATATAGATCTCTTCCTGACATATTTATTCAGCTAAGAGTTTggtcaggaaaagcagcagaacttGGCCTGATAAGGTTCAATTGCAGAAATAAACTGGAatgaattattcttttttttgtttacaaggAAATCCCACAACTTCAGATACCTGTTCACTTTTCAAAATTTCATGTAATATGAAATTTGACAAAGTAGTTTTGAGTTCAGCAAAACacttaatttagaaatatttcacagCCACAGGGTTCTGTTCTTTCAAGACTTGtaaaattctgtattaaaaattcaCTTACTCTGAAAAGTAGGTTTGGGACAACTTTCAttctgaaaatgtcaaaatgtcATTATTGAAATGTTTAGTCTCAGATGTTTCCAAAATGATATCTTAACAAAATCAATTGATAGTTAAAAACTATTTGGGTCTTGATGAACTCCACTATCCCCAATGTCTTtatgaaacaggaaaacaacacTTATCCTGCTGTGCTTAGTGAGGCCTTGAGATGTTTCCCACACAGAAATATCATTAATAATATCTAAACAAGGAATTACCATAATTTGGGAGGAAATTTGGCCAAACAAAGCAGTGTTTCAGGGTCTGAAATTTAATGTAAGAATGTTTCACATTGCATTCAACTAACATCCTTTGAGCAGCTCTGAAGGTTCTAGAGATaaatctcttatttttatttgcatttgtttacCTTCCTACAATTTGGAGGCATAAATTTCCTACAGTCTGATCCTATGACAGGagtaataagaaaatatgtttaaataatGGGTGTTCCTTCAGTCTGACTGATGCATACTTATCTGAACAGGGCTGTTTCTTGCATCAAAGCTTAAGCTTATAGTGCTTTGAAGTGACAATATCTCTATTTCACAGTTGGGGAACTTAAGGTAGGGTGTAGCCCAAAGATACCTTTTGCCAGTCAGGAGCAAAACCCCCACCTTCTGATGGGGTTAATAAaaatccagttaaaaaaaaaaaaaatttagcaaggatgatattttaaatgtcagctCAAGCTGGTAGGTCAGgatggtttttttctgagaatgAACTGTGTCAGTTTTGGAAAGTAAACTTAATGCTCAGGGTGTTACTGTGCCTAAAAGGCCTTTTATAATATGACTAACTTCTGGTGTTAGCTCAAGCACTCTTTGTCCTATACTCCATCCTATAGTCTGTGGAACAGTCAGCAAATCTGTTTTTAGAAaactgctgtgcagctgcctcTCCTCAAGAGTTTTCCCCCTCTGAGTTATCATTTAAAAGCTGGAAGGGAAGACCCAGATGGCTAGAGAATCCAGcatcttttccagctgctgagggTAAAATTATTGCACTTCCTTCCACCTGGAACCTAtgtctttttctaaaaaagaaaaaccccacagatcCCCCAACACAACAATGATTTTTCTTGCAATAGCTGTAAGCCGAAACCTTTTTAATACAAATAGCTGCTGCATTGGAGCATAAactctccagcagtgctgatTTACATCACCACTATTTCACTCCTAAGCAAAGGAAGTCAGAAAAGAGGGGGTCAGGGATATTTTGATGGTCTACAGTGCAAGGTGCAGCTCCATCAGATGGGCTTGTTGAGCTGAGTTATCTGGTGccaagggaaggggaaggcCTAGGTCCTTCTCCTGCCACCCCTCCCTGCTTTCAGCCTTCCTTGCTTGTGTCCACTGCAGCAGAGATTTTCTTGGCACATGGGATGGTTTAATTGCTTGTTATTGTAACCTGGCACAGAGGACTTGCCTTGCCCACTCCTCAAAATGCATCTGCAAGACCAGTGTGATGTACAACCCCCTGCTTCCAGCTGGAaccataatttttaattaggaaaaatgGGAGTTTGAGAAGGGTTTTAGGGGTTCTGTCCAAAATCATGAAAAAGCCAGTTTTTCAGTTTACAAGCTGTCAGGATTGCAGTTTTGCATCCCTCTGGGATTTCCGCTTGGACCATGAGCTAGTGCCAGCTCTGGGGGAGCACTGCATGGGGGCACTGGGAAGATCCTTTTGGTTTGTCCTGTGATCAGATGATCTCCTGTTTGGCGGGTCAGAGCTCCAGCCAAAACATTTGGCAGGGGAAACATCTCAGGGACCTATAGGCACCTGGTGGCAGAGGGAAGCTGGGTGCCTACGAATGAGAGGAGTGCTAAGGAAGCTATGCTGAATGTATTAACACCTTGGGGAACTTAACATCTGATCAGTGAGTGAAACTCCTTTTGTGCCATCTGGCTGCCTGTCTCACACCGGTTTACAACCACAAGATTATTTAGGAGTGCAATTTATGGGCAGAGAGTGGTTTAGAAAGAAGAGCATCAAATCTTTTAAGTTTAAATCAAAGTCACTCTAcataaaaactttaaaacttAAATAGGCCAAAGAATGACTTAATTTAtaattacatattaaaaaaatcttgattaTTTTTGGAATTActtatttcttcaaataataTAATGAATTTAAAGTACCTTGGGTTGGCAATtgattctttttcctcttctcttacAGTAGGCAAACATTCAGAGTCAGCTGAAAATGGGTAAGAAACAAGACTGCAGTTACTCTTGGTAGTTCTTCTAGATTTATTTCAATATTGCATCAACTTTTATCATTTAGTCTCTCTAGAATGTAAAACTGCAGGTGCTCTTCTTCACCCTTTTATCTGTAAAATCTTCATGCTCTCTATAGCATAAATGTTATGTGTTTTAAATCCTCCTTCCCTTTGATAGGTGTTTCCATAATTACTATATTATATGTATTTCCACAATTTCTTTATTATATGTGTTTCAGTTGTTTATGTTCACCTGTACAAATGAACCACTTTTGAGGACTGTTTCCTATAAGGTACCATGGGGATGACTATTTGTTAATCTTCCACTGCTTATAATTACACCTATGCTTTATAGTCGGGCTGGGGATTAGGGAGCAGTaccaaaaaaaatgtctgtatgTAACCTAGTTGCTCCTTTCTGTccacataatttaaaaaataaaaataaaaaattacagcacTATTTCCCTATGTATTATACTTAGTGCCTCTATTTCACTACTGCTGCTTAGTACATGTTTTCTGCTGGAGCTTATGGACCATGAAGGTCAAAACCTCATCATGTGGAGCACTGTGTTAATGCAAAGAAATGCTCCAAAGAGTTTTATgtcctgaaaaacaaagcatcCCTAGGAGGTCAGGCAAAATAGCCATTTGGATGTAAGACAAAGCATcgggaatgaaaaaaatagcaggttttcagcatttctgagcCAGTGACAAGCTGTTAGCAGTTCAAAATTGTTCTTTGGTTAATTCACACCTAACCAGAGAccagtttggtgttttttttcagaaagccttGAAAGTGGATGCAAGGCCTTTAAAGGCTTTGACCAGGAGATTTCAGCTGGGAGgaaagtgggggaaaaaatacacgATACTTAGAAGTAACTAACAAGGAGATGAAGATGTTGCTAATGATAGTTACTGCAGGTACTGATTGCTCCATGGGCTGCTAGACTTGTCAGAGAGGATGTAGATGGTAGCAGTTTGTGTTTCATGCAATAGAGATGGCAAGCAAGGGTAAGGGCACAAAGAGGGGAGGGATGTATTCACAGGATCCCAACAGCAATTTTAAGGAAATGGTGGTCTTAACTATGAGTAAATCAGTGTTTCTTCTACAATAGCACAGTGTGGAGCCCAAAGCTGTATAGGAACTCTTAGGAGTGAAAGGACTAGATGCTTCAGAGAAACTAGTATTTAGCATTTAAAACTTGTATTTAAAAGTATAAATACCATTCACAGCTCTATGTGTGTTTAATAGAAATGTCTTCTGGAAACTCAAAACATTTATGATATTCCAtcatatgttaaaaataagctCCCACACAAACTAAAATACTCCTCTGAACAATTTTACTCCTGACATTTGTGCTATTTTAGTATCAAGGTGTTGAGAACACAACTAAAAATGTTATAGCAAAAGCAGTGACAGGCATACAAAATGCCTTACATTGATTTTCTACATATGGGACCTACGTCATCTAGAAAGAGAGGGATGATGGAGTAGAGGGGTTACCATGTACCATTTTTGTTCATGCTATTCATCCATTTATCAAGCTCTTCCATTTCTATCTCCATAACAGAGGGTGTGTCTTCTTCAAAAATAGGACttgagaggagggagggaagaaaaaggcatTACACAAAATGCTTGATTCAAACAATGTACAAAGCAATAATTTTGTATGAGCCTTTCATAATTTCAGACACACGTAGAAACTCTGGAAAGCCATCCTAGCCTAGTAATCTGAGATGTCATCCCAGTGGGTGCCCTCCTGGGCAGAggtggggctggctgggacaGCCCGTGCAGAGAGGGACTCGGTGGAGTCTGGACTATGCCAGAGCACGGGATTGCTGCAGCTATTTGAGAACTGTCCCtgacataaaaagaaaactgaaaaataaaatggtttgtCTCTGTCCTGCTGAAACATGTAACAAAAGTCCTGTCATTCCAGTAATAAAAGCAGAAGGCCTAAAGTATTTTCCTAGCTGTGGCTGACATTGGCAGTGAATTTGAAAGGAAAGGTCCTGAGTAGAGtaactttgcatttatttcaatgTCTTCATTTAGCTTCCCTTTGCTGATCATTCCTGGAGTCACACAgtagaacaattatttttagtaaatCCCTCTTTTTTAACTCATTAAGACAATTTAATAACTTCCAGCATTGATTAGCAAGATGGAGCTCAATAAAAGGTAACAATGAAAATTCTCTCTCTGAGAAGAGCCACTCAGCTTTTGGCACATTTTCCCAGCAGCTAAAGCATTGCTTCCATGGCAGCTGGGTGAGCCATCCTGCCTCATCTCTGAGTGAGAAGACAAACTTGAAAAACAAGGGAGCAAGACACACACCTTATTCTGAACAGCAAAAGCTTTAGTCTGGGAACTGATCCCCTTTGCTCATGGGGCACCTGGTGCGTCTTGTTGCATCTTGTGGCTGGTAGAGCTGCAGGTGCCCTAGGGCAGGCGTaggggtggctgcaggcagTGGGCACCTGTTCTCCTGCTCTAGTCCTACACCTTCACTAGATACTGAAGATGCATTTTAGCCACCTCTTGAGATAGTTGATGTCAAAAGGTAATGGTGTTCAGTGCATGCTTAAACAAAAACAGGCAGTGAAGAagccaataataataatatcctGTTAGAGTTAATACTACTATTACTACTACTAATGTTCATAAACTTTACCTTTTCACATTTTCACTTCCCAGctcatctggaaaagaaaaaaaagttggtgTTCATAATTCTTCACTGCATATACAAGGTCCAGTCTGCAAACAAGCCTTGAGTAGGGTCACATAAAACAGGTTATGTTTTCAAAAGGCATATTAGCTTGTAGGTGACAGCCAAAATGTCTCATCTGTTTGTAATTTTCAGAAGAACCCATTCTTTTTACTCTTGAACACACTAAAAGCAGCTCATTATTAGCTCAGTCGTGCTGGGAGGAAACCAACTGTTAGCACCACGGTAGGCAGGACACTGCAGATGCATTCTTCCCTGAGCAAAGCAGTTGTAGTGAGAGACATGATACCCTGAAAAGGAACCACTGCTGCAAAAACAATTGGTTACTGGAAATGTCAGGATATTTTGCTGCAGACTACATGCAGACagtccagctctgcctggagatgctgggagccACTCATGGAGAGAAGGGGGGAAATGGACTTGCATGGAAGATTAAATCTCAGTTAGGCAAATGAAGCTGAACTAGACAGATGTCAAAAGGGATCCAAAGCTAGTTATGACCccaagacaaaataaagatgggaaaaaaaattagcataaGAGCCATTATTCACAGAAATAGCTTCTGCAGGAATCAAGTGACTGAAAAGCCTCAGCCCACAAAATAAGAGTGAAGAACTACATGTAGGATTCCCTTTGTATACATTCTTTAATCAGCTTATTTTAATTCAATGTTGCTGATGAGTGCTGACACCTCCCACTTTTTCCAGCACATTCCCCAGCTCGGAGAGCTATGGACCATGGAGTCATCTGTCCCTGCCTTGAGGATGCCCAAAATCCCAGCTCCAAGCTGGTATCTCCAGGGCAAGAGATCCCAGAATTGTGCTCTGGAAAGGCCTCACATTTCCCATCACTCTGAAAAATGTCCCTGCATTTCAGGTTATCCAGAAACTGGGCAGGGAACTATATGCCTGATTGTGAATTCAGAGTTTGCTGCGAGGGTGACCCAGGGATAAGGCAGGTGCAGCCTAAAAATTCCCTGAAAAATGAACTGTGTTGAACCAATGTCACTGTTTCCAGGCTGAGGAGCTCAAAGCTGCACTTCTGTTCTCTAGAGATACCAATATGACCATTTCAGGATttcacttaccagctgtgtgGTTTTAATACGACAtctcagtttattttctgttgcttcacACTCTAAGGTACCAGTTTCTTTGTGAACAGGTCaaggcagctccctgcagctctgtgctccctTATTGCAGCACCCAGGCAGCTTGACCATGGGACTCCTAGCTTATTTACTGTCCTTTCTTCATAGCTGCCATCAACCCTTAAAAACGTTccttaaaatgcttttgcttgTTCTTATTTTATTGAAGTTCTGAGCAGCTTCACTTTGTGGGCATTGTAGGCAAGAGGAGCATTAAATTCACCTTGCATGAAGTTACTCAGCATAAAGACAGAGTGTTTGCAGCCACATGGTTACATCCTTATGCTGTTCCCGGCACTGTCAGGAGCCAGAgctcaaagcagcagctcctctgggtgTGCAGCATGAGCAGGAGGTGCCAGGAAGCAGAACTAGCTCCCAGTCATGGAGAGCTGAGTGCCCAGATACCACTGGCCAGGGGTGGATTCCTTTCCTATCTGTCAAATGTGAAACTACAACCGGAAAAATACATCCTAATTTTGGCACCCCAGGCCTCTAGATAACCTCTAATTTCAAGCACACCCTAAAAATGTCCTTCTGATgagtgagaagaaaaatttaCCTTGCttagattttttccttttatgatgtaatataaaaaatatggTCAGCAAAAtcagcaggaccagcagcacAACAGGGACAACATACATCAAGATAGACTGATCTGCAGCTTCTAGGCTCTCCTGATCGTTGACTGCATTTGATTCAGTACTTGGAGTACTTTGTGtttcaaaactgctttcagTAGTGCTTGCAGTGACAAGTACTAGCTCGTGGTCACCTGCAGCTGAAGAATACGTAGCAGGAAGGGGCGTTACTGTAAGGGTGAATAATATCGGTGATCCATCTCCTGAACCATCATTTTCAGTTCCTGCAAAATATATGTGGAAAACTTAACATTTTATGGACTTCATCAGTATTATCAGTGAGTCAAAGCATACAAGTTTTAATACTTACTTTTCATTTGCTGTCTTAAAAATCAAGCAGCAGATGCTCTGTACACACAGATTTGAAGTCTCAGGCATCAGATGTAAAATTAGATTACAAATTGGTCACAAAATCTTACAGTTCTGACTACATTCTTCAGCTGGCTCTTACTGGGACACGTCAGCATGTGTGGTCCATCTGCATGCAGCTGCTTTACACAAACAAGAGTTTTTTCCCTGCAGGTTGGCATCCGGTCTCGCTCTCATGTGAAAGTCTTCTGCTTCTCAGTAAACCACATCATCCTGCTTTGCTCCTCAGCCTTGGTACACATGGCTGCAACCTCTTTCCCCCAGCCCCATTTATCTAAAGAGTTAGTGCTCTCTTCGGGGCAAATATTACCCCAGGTTCACCGGTTCCTCCGCTCACTTATCTCCccatttctgtgctttcctcAACTGTATTAAATTTGTTTCACTACAAAAAACAGAACTGGTGAAAGGAAGTCAGAtgcctgcagaagctgcaggctTTCACTTCTGCATGGACTAGAAGAGGTAGCAATAACACAGGGACTTCACTGGATTCAAATACAATTAACTGCTCCTGTGGCTGATCCTTCAGGCTGGGTAAAGTAGCATGTGGCAAAGAGTCAGTGCTGGGTGTTCttcaaaaatgcaaaatctggAGGTTTTGAAtcttggtttgggtttggtttcaTGTAGCATATATTTTGCAAGAGAAGTGGCTAAATTTGATATGTTTGTAACAGTGAAACAGTGCTTTTTTTGAGGGTAATTAAGAGTCTGTGTTTACTATCATGGAGCTTAAAGCTTagcagaaatacagcaaattcTGGGCTGATTACCAGTTCTATACTGAACCCAAAAATTTCCTTGTAGCCTAGGGTTCAGGATTAAGCCCCTAGATAAATTACACCAGCATGTTTCCAAGTGCAAAACCTTTCATAATTTTCTtagcatgaaattaaattattatattttgtgTTATCATCCCTTTCAGATAAAATGCTGGCATGGCACAGCTTGCATTGTTTGCAATAACGGGTTTTTGTGACTTTTGTAATGACATGTTTCTCCTTGCTCTTGCAAAGTGCTGGGCAGCCATCATTTCCACTGGACTTAGCAATAGCTTAATGTTTCCAGAACCTCAGTGCTGGCATTTCAAATCTCACAGGACTGGAACCAAAAGAACTtagcattttaaatgtgtttgcaAACACATAAATCTTCATAATGGCCCTGAGATGTGGGCAGTTATCATCTCCCTTTCACAAATGAGAAATCAGAAGGACAGGATGCTGCCCTTCCCAGGGATGCCAAGTGAGAGAGGAAAACTGGAATTAGAGCATTATCTCTTGCTTAATCCAATCTGCAGCATCTCCTCTCCTGTCAGATTTGTCTCAAAGAGGAGTGTCTCACTAGACTGTATTCCAGGAAACCCAGCttcaaacaaataattttatttgagtGTGACAGCAgggttttgtttaggtttttatGCAATGTTTCTCACTCAGGCACCTGATTGTTTCCTTTCCTAAAAACAGGGAGAGAATGTTAATAAATAATATCTAATACTTGAATATAGTATGTAATACCTCAAAGGTCACCAGATTCTTTCACTGCAATATGACAATGAAAATGTTAGCTCTTCAgtggcaaaacattttttatttaaagtctCCACATTGTATTCctctgtatttattatttcagcCAAGAGCAAAACATGATCTACGTCTCCGTTGTAGGTAATGACCCCTTACATGTATGCTCCTCCACCCTTCCCCTGATCTGTCGACTCTTGTTAATCCTGTCGCAGAGGAGCTCCACTCCCTTAGTAGTTTTCACCACTTGATTTTTCTGATACAGCTTCTAGTCCCTGGTGCTGCACCCACTCTGTTTCAATTGttgcagagagcagtgaggtaTCACCAGAGGTGGCCGTGCCGCAGAGCACGGCATGATGGGCTGCACTGCTGGTGGAGCCAATGGACCACCTCGGCCTCACTGAACTGCTTCAACAACCTTGCTTCATTTTCCTCCCCTAGCCATCACCCTTGAAACCCTTGTCCTCCTGATTTGATATATTGACAGGGGCAAGCCCATTACTAAAAATGGTACAAATAGGAAAGGGtgtgtggaaaagaaaataccttaCCTTTCATTTACTTTCAGAGCCAAAATGGATTTTTCAAATGTCTACAGCACAGtagattttaaagcaaaagcaaatggTCACACCTCATTAATTGCAAGGCTAAACTTCCAGCTGCAGCATATGCTGCGTTTCTTCTCCCATAGAGACTTTTCCAGTGTCTCTGGTACTTTTTATTTGCCTGATTTTGAGCTATCAAATGATTTGTCTCTGTGTGAAATAGAGTAACCTTTTCTAGTCGCTAGGCAAAGGAAAATGGCAAATCACAGGGAGTGACCTTGCTGCCATGTATTTTGTTGACTTTGTATAATTCCAGGGGCAAAACAGCATCTGTTCTGTGAACACCATTTTCTCTTACAGAGATCTTTTCTCCGAGTGAATTACATATGTCTTTGAGCAGAAAGGCAGCCAATTGCACAATATTCTTGCAAGGATATTGCttatttcctgtgtttcacCTGCTGCCTCGACACATCTCCCTCCAGCTCTGAGGACCAGAGCTGACCCAAGGGATGCCCTACTTGTCACACAGGGGTTGCTCTCACTCTTGGGCCACCTACACATCACATTTTTTATGGGGTAGGAAAATCACAGTGTTCTCCTGGGTGGGCCTGGTGGCTTGCACCAAGGAAGGGTTTGTAcctccagccaggcagggagggtTGGGCTCCAGCCTTTCGGTGCAGATGCAGCACTTGCCACAGCCAGCTGCTCAGGCCAGATGAGACTCATGTGGCTGGCTCCGAGATAGCTGTTGTTTTTCATAGTGTTTCAGCCAATGGAATGTTTCCTCTTGCTGAGGTCAGCCTTATGCTTTTGGCTACAGTCTGATGTTTGTACTCAGCCCTCCGCACATCTCAGCAAAGTGTTGTTTTCTGGCTCAAACAACAGCCATGTTGACTTCAGCTTTGTCTGGACTTCCTGGGGAACGAGTGCTGGCAACTTCTACCCATGTCTGGGGAAGTGGATGGGAGCACATCATAGCTTCAGCCCAGTCCATGTTGCCACCTCCCATGCTTTcaagagcagaagaaagaggGGCTGGCATGCAGCTGTGTCACGTCCTGATGGGAAGCTGGGCATAGCTGGAACTGGAAGCTAAGAAGTCCTCAGGTTCCCACCACTGAGGTATTAGAGAATCTAGTCTTCAAGGGACCAAAATGCCTGAGCAAGCACTAGCAGTGCCTCAAAAAATGTTCCACTGCAGTTCttagaaattacaaaaaagctATGTCACTGAATGCAGATACCACGGTATAAGGTATTATCccttatttttactttaaaagtatGCTTGTATTACTGATGGACTTTGCTTGAGTTTTGGAGGTGCTCCAAAGCCTGCTTTTCAAGGGAGACAGAGGGAGCTGAATATACAGCAGCTTCACAGACTGGAAGTCCAAACAACTGCAtctcaaacaaacaagcaacgCTTCTGTTGTTGCAGCATTTCTTCCTCTGAGGCTTGTGCTGTAGCACTCAGAGGTGGTGATATGAGCTTCTCGATGAAGTGGGCAAACAGGTTTCTCATTTCAGTTGGATGCGAGGCAAAGGAAAATAGCAAGGAGTCAGCACATTCAGTTCTGCTGTAAATTCATCGAactccctgctgccctctcaTCAGACTCAAGGACTGGGATCTCTGAAGGGAATTTTTCAAATTACACTATTCTTTCtacttacagaagaaaaaagggataGGATAGAGGAAAAGCAAGAGCTAAGTCAATGGACTAGTCAAGCTTATTAGATTGAAAGGGagttttttttgtctctccagACTTTCCTAAAAGCTTTAGAAACACAGTGAAAGGAGGGCTCACGAGAGAGtgacaaaacaggaaaaggctATAAAGCTGTGCGTACTGGAGTGAAGTTACTGTGTCCTATACCACTCTGCTCCAAACACACATTCCTTCTGGTGGTATAGTCAGACGACTCCACAAGGTCCATAGGATCCTCTCTCCTATTGCTAGACTCATCCCTGTTCTGTTCCACTCCCTGCATGTCACGCTGCTGTCAGGAGGGCCGTTCCTTGCCGTGGCCAGGGCTTGCCCAGCTGCCTGTTGTGGCAGGTCCCGCCTGTCAGTCTGGCTGGAAGAGGAATCCTTAAAAGCCTGCAGGCTTGCTGCTGGGTGCATCCACTCTTCTTATTAGGAAGCACAAGCATTTCAGGGTGGCTAATCTGTAGACAAGATCCTATTAAAATGGGGTGCTTAAAAGGTGTTATGTAGGTGCAACCTGAAAGAGGAAACTTTTAAAGTTCATTTACAGATGATGGAATCTGCTTTCTCCTCACTGTACTTGCATCTAGCTAACTTCACATCAGTGATACCCATGTGACCTCACTGTGATGCAAATCTCTTGGTGCTCCTTGCTCTCAGGAGGACCCTGAAATTAAAAAGCTCTGGAGGTCCTCCAGATATAATAAAATCTCTTGAGGGAAAATAGACTGGGGTCACTGACTGAAATTTAGTGTGAAATGAGACTGAAATTTTGCTGATATAAATCAGAGATTTTCTGAAATGTACCTGAAGCAGTTGAATGAAACACAGTGGaagtttgtgtgtgtggataaaagggaggaaaaggagtaAATATATGCAAGGAATTGGTGTGTTGAGTAGAGAGggcttttcatctgctttttagGGGCTGCACTTTGGAAAGAGAGGATGTAGCAAATTCTTATTTCTTATAAAGTTGCTTTGCTAGAAAATTGTAACAGGTAACTCTGACAGGTTCAAACCCAGTCTCGAGTTCATTAATCTAGGGAGGAACAGGTCAAAAATACCACTCCTTTAGAGAACTTGGCTTTGTAGGGGACTTTACCCAAAAGCCACTTCTCTGTCAAAGAGAGAGTTGCTGCCCATGCTTATGGTACAAGCTGCTGAATAGGACCTTTGTTAGCAATGTTTCTTTGAATGACAGctcaaaacaaaagcacagaggCACAGCCAAAATAAAGCACTACCTGCAACCATTCCAGCTCTTCCACTTAACCATCTTACATGCTTTATTGTTCCTCTCCCTCACATGGTTTCTTGCTCCCCACGTCAAACCACTTATGCTGCAATTTCCTGCATGTTTCACCAAACCCAGAGGGAGGTGGCTTTCCCTGGGATATGCCCATAGGGTCAGAGCCTTTTCCTACAAGCTATAGTAAGGGCCTTAATACTTTTTCCTACGGCCAGCACACAGCTTGGTAGATCTTTagggctgctggggggctgagcaccacccagagcagggagggCCACTGCTGGCCCTCAGCAAGACACTGGCAGGGCTTTCTGCCTGCCTAAAGCAAGGGGTTGGGCAAGGGGAGGGGGACTGGTGCAAACCCCAGTGTCCCTTCATTGTGGAGCCAAGAGAGGGATAGCACCCAGGGCTGAAACCTCAGGCATGCTCTTAGAGCTACTGACTTAGAGTAATTGTACTATGGCTGGGAGAAAACTGTCTGCTAATCATAATCCAAATGGCAAGGCTAGGGTTTTACAAGACTCCAGCATGGTATGGGAACAGGACTTATAAAGGCTTCAATCTGTCTATGCTGCAAGATTTAATCATACTCTTATTGTGAATTGTTTCTAGACAGCAGATGTGAGACCTGGGAGATCACCAAGAGCTTCTGCCCTCCCTCTCCAGCAGACCAGTTTAAAGGTGAGGACTATGTCTGAGACTGgaggaacaaggaaaaaaaatctccttttaaaGGTCCTGCCCTGTAGATCTGTAAGCAAGGAGGGGCAAGAGCAAAGAATCCCCCTAGGGAGGCTGCCCTCAGCAGATGGATTTCTAACCCACCAGTGCCTGTGGGGTGTATAAGCCCCTACAGAAACTCTTCTCCCTCCAGTTTAATTTCCCACCCAAGGCCCAA
Protein-coding sequences here:
- the TMEM154 gene encoding transmembrane protein 154, yielding MFGCCREPSETPLGWELHRGNMQQQNLIVLLSALVLARGSPRTGTENDGSGDGSPILFTLTVTPLPATYSSAAGDHELVLVTASTTESSFETQSTPSTESNAVNDQESLEAADQSILMYVVPVVLLVLLILLTIFFILHHKRKKSKQDELGSENVKSPIFEEDTPSVMEIEMEELDKWMNSMNKNADSECLPTVREEEKESIANPRMKVVPNLLFRRW